One window of the Corynebacterium glutamicum ATCC 13032 genome contains the following:
- a CDS encoding Fur family transcriptional regulator, which produces MGINRISQGSAPKLGVRSTRQRKAVIDVLEEIDNFASAKEIHHELSTREHNVGLTTVYRTLQSLADIGAVDVLTVTGGETLYRQCHDEGHHHHLVCTNCGRTVEIDGGPVETWAQEIATKNGFALSSHEAEIFGLCADCKEKVT; this is translated from the coding sequence GTGGGTATCAATCGCATCAGCCAAGGCTCTGCCCCGAAGCTGGGAGTGCGAAGCACCAGACAGCGAAAAGCCGTAATTGACGTTCTTGAGGAAATCGATAACTTCGCTTCCGCCAAAGAAATCCATCACGAGCTATCCACCAGGGAACACAACGTCGGCCTCACAACCGTCTACCGAACCCTCCAATCCCTCGCCGACATCGGAGCAGTCGACGTACTTACCGTCACGGGTGGAGAAACTCTGTACCGCCAATGCCACGACGAGGGACACCACCATCACCTGGTCTGCACCAATTGCGGTCGCACAGTCGAAATCGATGGCGGTCCAGTAGAGACATGGGCACAGGAAATTGCCACTAAAAACGGCTTTGCTCTCAGTAGTCACGAGGCTGAAATCTTTGGACTTTGCGCTGATTGTAAGGAAAAAGTTACGTAG